The proteins below come from a single Zhouia spongiae genomic window:
- the apaG gene encoding Co2+/Mg2+ efflux protein ApaG, with protein sequence MVTQITKGIKISVETSFEGTFFKNQHINFAFGYNITIENQSKDTVQLTARHWQIYDSLNDIEVVDGEGVIGKKPVLKPGDSHTYSSGCLLISPIGSMRGYYDMINFTTTRKFRVYIPTFKLYAPFALN encoded by the coding sequence ATGGTTACACAGATCACAAAAGGCATAAAAATTTCTGTTGAAACTAGTTTTGAAGGAACCTTCTTCAAAAACCAGCACATCAACTTTGCCTTTGGCTACAACATTACCATCGAAAATCAAAGCAAAGACACGGTCCAACTCACCGCAAGACACTGGCAAATATACGACTCCCTCAACGACATTGAAGTGGTAGACGGCGAAGGCGTTATCGGCAAGAAACCGGTTCTTAAGCCAGGGGATTCGCATACATACAGCTCAGGGTGCCTCCTGATATCGCCAATCGGATCCATGAGAGGTTATTACGATATGATTAATTTCACAACAACCAGAAAATTCAGGGTCTACATACCGACCTTTAAACTCTACGCTCCATTCGCGTTAAATTAA
- the pruA gene encoding L-glutamate gamma-semialdehyde dehydrogenase, whose translation MSKGFFHVPKAVNEPIKSYAPGTPERESVLRQYKEFYNSKVDIPLYINGEEIRTGNTRTMSPPHEHQHVLGEYHLAEKSHVEKAISTALEAREKWAALTWEQRAAIFLRAADLIAGPYRDKMNAATMLVQSKNIFQAEIDSACEIVDFLRFNVQYMTQIYNDQPISSEGIWNRVEYRPLEGFVYAVSPFNFTAIAGNLPASAALMGNVVVWKPSDSQIFSAKVIVDVFKEAGVPDGVINVVYGDPAMITDTVLASPDFSGIHFTGSTTVFKNIWQKIGNNIHNYKTYPRIVGETGGKDFIIAHPSAKPKQVATAISRGAFEFQGQKCSAASRVYLPKSIAEETLNFVKEDVASFKMGSPEDMGNFITAVIHEGSFNKLESYINKAKESNEADVIIGGKCDKSVGYFIEPTVILTTNPQYETMTTELFGPVVTVYVYEDQKWSETLKLVDRTSEYALTGAIFSNDRYTIEEATQALQNCAGNFYINDKPTGAVVGQQPFGGARASGTNDKAGSPLNLLRWVSPRLIKETFVSPEDYRYPFLGE comes from the coding sequence ATGTCAAAAGGTTTTTTCCACGTTCCAAAGGCCGTAAACGAGCCTATAAAGTCATACGCTCCGGGAACCCCAGAAAGAGAATCTGTACTAAGACAATATAAAGAGTTTTACAACAGCAAAGTTGACATTCCTCTTTATATAAACGGTGAAGAAATCAGAACCGGAAACACAAGAACGATGTCTCCCCCACATGAACACCAGCATGTTTTAGGTGAATACCACTTAGCTGAAAAATCACATGTTGAGAAAGCCATTAGTACTGCTCTTGAAGCCAGAGAAAAATGGGCTGCCCTTACGTGGGAACAAAGAGCTGCCATTTTCTTACGTGCCGCCGATTTAATTGCCGGCCCATACAGAGATAAAATGAATGCTGCCACCATGCTTGTGCAGTCTAAAAATATATTTCAGGCTGAGATCGATTCTGCCTGTGAGATCGTAGATTTTTTGCGTTTCAATGTCCAGTACATGACCCAAATTTACAATGATCAACCTATTTCATCAGAAGGAATCTGGAACAGGGTTGAATACAGGCCGCTCGAAGGATTTGTATATGCCGTTTCCCCTTTTAACTTTACAGCCATAGCAGGCAACCTGCCTGCCAGTGCTGCACTAATGGGCAACGTGGTTGTGTGGAAACCCAGCGACAGCCAGATTTTCTCTGCAAAAGTAATTGTCGACGTATTCAAAGAAGCCGGTGTACCTGATGGCGTTATCAATGTCGTTTATGGTGATCCGGCAATGATAACGGACACTGTTTTAGCCAGCCCTGATTTCTCAGGAATTCACTTTACAGGCTCTACTACAGTTTTCAAAAACATCTGGCAAAAGATCGGAAACAACATCCACAACTATAAAACATATCCAAGAATTGTTGGTGAAACCGGTGGAAAAGACTTTATTATTGCACACCCGTCTGCAAAACCCAAACAGGTTGCAACTGCCATCTCAAGGGGGGCGTTCGAGTTCCAGGGACAAAAATGCAGTGCTGCCTCAAGAGTATATCTTCCAAAATCAATAGCTGAAGAAACATTAAACTTTGTTAAAGAAGACGTTGCTTCTTTCAAAATGGGGTCTCCGGAAGATATGGGCAATTTTATAACAGCCGTAATCCACGAAGGTTCTTTCAATAAGCTTGAAAGCTATATCAACAAAGCCAAAGAAAGCAATGAAGCCGATGTTATCATAGGTGGTAAATGCGATAAATCTGTCGGATACTTTATTGAGCCTACCGTAATCTTAACCACCAACCCTCAATACGAAACAATGACTACCGAGCTTTTCGGACCAGTTGTAACAGTATATGTTTATGAGGATCAAAAATGGAGTGAGACACTAAAACTTGTCGACAGAACCTCAGAATACGCATTAACCGGGGCTATCTTTTCAAATGACAGGTACACGATAGAAGAAGCCACACAAGCACTTCAAAACTGTGCCGGTAACTTCTATATCAACGACAAACCAACAGGTGCCGTCGTAGGACAACAACCATTTGGAGGAGCCAGAGCTTCCGGAACCAATGACAAAGCAGGTTCTCCGTTAAACTTGCTACGTTGGGTTTCTCCAAGATTGATAAAAGAGACTTTTGTCTCTCCTGAAGATTACAGATACCCATTCCTGGGAGAATAA
- a CDS encoding DUF5103 domain-containing protein, which translates to MKQLLILLSLYTLTNVTIQAQEQKETAPPDYIKTIVFKGSDETRQFPVVRLNENITLSFDDLYADEADYYYKIEHCDYLWNPSDMVKSQYLKGLDNQRITNYQNSVATLQPYTHYELKIPNDQTRLTLSGNYILKIFDSHDELVFSRRFVIYQDAVSVGINLKTSRDLNLFNSQQVVQYTINSNNLNIINPQKELKTVILQNYNWNTSVKNIKPQFISGNQYTYKYDKETAFNGGNEYLYFENKDIRIPTNHIKHVNLKNIYEHHLYTDENRSDKLYTYNPDINGDFRISSLESDNAFQADYAFVHFSIPYSNEFGLNKVYVYGKFNNYGLHEENRLKYNEESGVMETSILLKQGFYNYKYILAEDNKNINLDYFSGNHSETENEYLIIVYYRNFGQNYDSILGIGSGNSTNITR; encoded by the coding sequence ATGAAACAGCTCCTTATTTTACTTTCACTATACACCCTTACGAATGTTACAATTCAAGCTCAGGAACAAAAAGAAACAGCACCTCCCGACTATATAAAAACCATTGTATTTAAAGGTTCTGACGAAACCCGTCAGTTTCCTGTTGTCAGGCTCAACGAGAACATCACGCTTTCTTTTGATGATCTCTATGCCGATGAAGCGGATTACTACTACAAAATAGAGCACTGTGATTATCTCTGGAATCCTTCTGATATGGTAAAATCACAATACCTTAAAGGTCTCGACAACCAACGTATCACAAATTACCAAAATTCTGTTGCAACGTTACAACCATATACACACTACGAACTAAAAATACCTAACGACCAGACAAGGCTTACGTTAAGCGGGAACTACATCCTGAAAATATTCGACAGTCATGATGAACTTGTCTTTTCTAGAAGATTCGTTATATACCAGGACGCAGTAAGCGTGGGCATCAACTTAAAAACTTCCCGCGACCTGAACCTCTTTAACTCACAACAGGTGGTTCAGTACACTATCAACTCGAATAACCTGAACATCATCAACCCTCAGAAAGAACTAAAAACCGTCATCCTTCAGAACTACAACTGGAATACGTCTGTAAAAAACATCAAACCTCAATTTATTTCCGGCAACCAGTACACATACAAATACGATAAAGAAACTGCTTTTAACGGCGGAAACGAATACCTTTACTTTGAAAACAAGGACATCCGAATCCCTACAAACCATATTAAACATGTCAACCTGAAGAACATCTACGAACACCATCTATATACTGACGAGAACAGAAGCGATAAACTATACACCTACAATCCGGATATTAACGGGGATTTCAGAATCTCGTCACTGGAGAGCGACAATGCTTTTCAAGCCGATTATGCTTTTGTTCACTTCAGCATTCCTTACAGTAATGAATTCGGTTTAAACAAAGTTTATGTTTATGGCAAATTCAACAACTATGGGCTACATGAAGAAAACAGGCTGAAATACAATGAAGAGTCCGGTGTAATGGAAACCAGCATCCTTTTAAAACAAGGTTTTTATAACTACAAATACATTCTGGCTGAAGACAATAAGAATATCAACCTCGATTATTTTAGCGGAAATCACTCTGAAACCGAAAATGAATATCTAATAATCGTGTATTATCGTAATTTTGGGCAAAATTACGACAGTATCCTCGGAATAGGATCCGGCAACTCAACCAATATCACCCGATAA
- a CDS encoding DUF3667 domain-containing protein codes for MSTPSAYKGRYQLKYRGDICLNCNHPLDASDKYCPNCSQINSTKKITFKDLILEFFGSIISYDSRFRKTIGALLFRPGKISTEYIAGKRMRYANPFRFFLSAAIIYAFVFSFTRDFSELDLAMEDQNLRNLAINDKNTDSLFVTGEEKPDIGSIIASNIQKSDIITLKNPRKTFDSINRITSLTNRFVYKAGFFERGMNNRHFYSYQKALDTLKTKSSFENKLSFNVARSIFKIERQPGTFVNTLISRIPFMIFFFLPVFAVFIWVLYLRLDYSYMDHLVFSFHTQTTFTILITIAFVIDNYFNLSAISIALIIFLVYLYKAMRNFYQQSRFKTIVKFAILNSFFFILAVISLTFLFLASAITY; via the coding sequence ATGAGCACACCATCAGCATACAAAGGAAGATATCAATTAAAATACAGAGGAGACATATGCCTGAACTGCAACCACCCTCTCGATGCAAGCGATAAGTATTGCCCGAACTGTTCGCAAATCAACTCGACCAAGAAGATTACTTTTAAAGATCTTATTCTAGAGTTTTTCGGATCTATCATTTCATACGATTCCAGGTTCAGAAAAACGATCGGGGCATTGCTCTTCAGACCCGGAAAGATCAGTACCGAATATATTGCGGGGAAAAGAATGAGGTACGCCAACCCATTTCGGTTTTTTTTAAGTGCTGCTATTATCTACGCCTTTGTTTTTAGCTTTACCAGGGATTTTTCTGAGTTAGACCTGGCCATGGAAGACCAGAACCTGAGAAACCTGGCCATTAACGACAAAAATACCGACTCTCTTTTTGTCACCGGTGAAGAAAAGCCTGATATCGGTTCAATAATTGCCTCAAACATCCAGAAAAGCGATATTATCACATTGAAAAACCCGCGAAAAACCTTCGATTCGATAAACAGGATAACATCGCTAACGAATCGTTTTGTCTACAAGGCAGGCTTTTTTGAAAGAGGAATGAACAACAGGCATTTTTACTCTTACCAGAAGGCATTGGACACCCTGAAAACCAAATCCAGTTTTGAAAACAAACTATCCTTCAACGTGGCACGAAGTATTTTTAAAATTGAGCGACAGCCCGGAACGTTTGTAAACACCCTCATATCTCGGATCCCTTTTATGATATTCTTTTTCCTCCCCGTATTTGCCGTTTTTATATGGGTACTCTACTTGCGCCTAGACTACAGCTATATGGATCATCTGGTTTTCAGTTTCCACACACAAACCACTTTTACGATCCTGATCACCATTGCTTTCGTTATCGATAACTATTTTAACCTGTCTGCCATATCCATCGCTTTAATTATTTTCCTCGTATATCTCTATAAAGCAATGCGTAATTTCTATCAACAAAGTCGATTTAAAACAATTGTTAAATTCGCCATTCTAAACTCATTTTTTTTTATTTTAGCAGTTATATCGTTAACATTCTTGTTTTTAGCAAGCGCCATTACATACTAA
- the rsmG gene encoding 16S rRNA (guanine(527)-N(7))-methyltransferase RsmG yields the protein MSTELILKYFPDITEEQLNRFDQLEGLYKDWNSKINVISRKDIDQLYERHVLHSLGIAKVQPFNSGAKILDVGTGGGFPGIPLAILFPETDFCLIDAIGKKIKVVQGVADSLGLKNVKAEHIRANKVKEEFDFIVSRAVTNMPDFVKWVKGRVAKRQKHDLKNGILYLKGGDLSEELSVYETIRLYDLKDYFEEPFFDTKKVVYLPMKYK from the coding sequence ATGTCTACAGAACTTATACTAAAATACTTTCCTGATATTACAGAAGAACAGCTAAACCGTTTCGATCAATTGGAGGGGCTTTACAAGGATTGGAACAGTAAGATCAACGTGATTTCCAGAAAAGATATCGATCAGCTGTACGAAAGGCATGTGTTACATTCTTTGGGTATCGCAAAGGTGCAGCCTTTTAATTCGGGCGCTAAAATACTCGATGTAGGTACGGGTGGGGGCTTTCCGGGAATCCCTTTGGCAATCCTTTTCCCGGAAACGGATTTCTGTCTTATCGATGCTATCGGTAAAAAAATAAAGGTAGTTCAGGGAGTTGCGGATTCTCTGGGGCTTAAGAACGTAAAAGCGGAGCATATCCGGGCCAATAAGGTAAAAGAAGAGTTTGATTTTATAGTCAGCAGAGCCGTAACAAATATGCCTGATTTTGTGAAATGGGTAAAAGGAAGGGTCGCTAAGCGGCAAAAGCACGATTTGAAAAACGGAATTCTTTATCTTAAAGGAGGAGATCTTTCAGAAGAATTGTCGGTTTATGAGACCATAAGGCTGTACGATTTAAAAGATTATTTTGAGGAACCTTTTTTTGATACAAAAAAGGTTGTCTATCTGCCTATGAAGTATAAATAG